The proteins below are encoded in one region of Thermovirga sp.:
- a CDS encoding amidohydrolase: protein MAVLFRDFYFIDADRDGASRGDLLVEGGRISRIGTDLSEAPRGVEIVKGEGKRLLAPGFVNGHTHAAMVLLRGLGEELPLKQWLEERIWPVEAGLAPEHIYWGTRGAVMEMASTGTTCFCDMYFEMDEVARAAVDTGIRCCMSRGLTGDDPEKVREGVELFHRWDGKGNIRVQLGPHAPYTVSPEALKGITASAAEIGAGVHFHFLEAEWEPDFIRDRYGLTPMAYLEETGLLGVPSAILAHCVWFPPSEIPGLAGSTATVAHSPSSNMKLGSGHAPAQAFLEGGVSLSLGTDGAASNNRLDTWGEMRLCALMHKGVSKDPTVMAARDVFRMATLSGALSAGFDDLGLIREGWQADLVMIDLDRPHYIGWSPDNIVDFIVYAGSSSDILGTMCAGKWLYRAGEFPDQEYDAVMGEITRCREDLLRRARRRR from the coding sequence GCACCGACCTTTCCGAGGCCCCCCGCGGCGTCGAGATCGTGAAAGGGGAGGGCAAGAGGCTCCTGGCGCCGGGGTTCGTCAACGGCCATACCCACGCGGCCATGGTGCTCCTCCGAGGGCTGGGGGAGGAACTGCCCCTGAAGCAGTGGCTGGAGGAGAGGATATGGCCCGTGGAGGCGGGGCTGGCCCCGGAGCACATATACTGGGGGACCCGGGGCGCCGTCATGGAGATGGCCTCCACGGGGACGACGTGCTTTTGCGACATGTACTTCGAGATGGACGAGGTGGCCCGAGCCGCCGTCGATACGGGCATCCGCTGCTGCATGAGCCGGGGGCTCACGGGGGACGACCCGGAGAAGGTCCGCGAGGGCGTGGAGCTCTTCCACCGATGGGACGGCAAGGGTAATATCAGGGTTCAACTGGGCCCCCACGCCCCCTACACGGTCTCCCCGGAGGCGCTGAAGGGCATAACGGCCTCCGCCGCCGAAATAGGCGCGGGGGTGCACTTTCACTTCCTCGAGGCCGAGTGGGAGCCCGATTTCATCCGGGACAGGTACGGGCTCACGCCCATGGCATACCTGGAGGAGACCGGCCTCCTGGGAGTCCCCTCCGCCATCCTCGCCCACTGCGTCTGGTTTCCCCCTTCCGAGATACCCGGCCTGGCCGGTTCCACGGCGACGGTGGCACACTCCCCGTCGAGCAACATGAAACTGGGCAGCGGGCACGCCCCGGCACAGGCCTTCCTGGAAGGCGGCGTTTCCCTGTCGCTGGGCACCGACGGGGCCGCCAGCAACAACCGTCTCGACACCTGGGGCGAGATGAGGCTCTGCGCCCTCATGCACAAGGGGGTCTCGAAGGACCCGACGGTCATGGCCGCCCGGGACGTCTTCAGAATGGCCACCCTTTCGGGGGCTTTGTCCGCCGGGTTCGACGACCTGGGCCTGATACGGGAGGGGTGGCAGGCCGACCTGGTCATGATCGACCTGGACCGGCCCCACTATATCGGGTGGAGCCCCGACAATATCGTCGATTTCATCGTCTACGCCGGCTCCAGTTCCGATATACTGGGTACGATGTGCGCCGGGAAATGGCTTTACCGAGCCGGGGAATTTCCCGACCAGGAATACGACGCCGTGATGGGCGAGATAACCCGGTGCAGGGAGGATCTTCTGCGGCGCGCCCGGCGGAGGAGATAG